One segment of Gadus chalcogrammus isolate NIFS_2021 chromosome 8, NIFS_Gcha_1.0, whole genome shotgun sequence DNA contains the following:
- the LOC130387533 gene encoding endophilin-A2-like isoform X3: MSVAGFKKQFYKASQLVSEKVGGAEGTKLDEDFKDLEKKADITSRAVLDVITKTSEYLQPNPTARAKLTMLNTVSKIRGQVNSPGYPQSEGLLGESMVKFGREMGDDTNFGGALLDVGESMKRLAEVKDSLDIDVKQNFIDPLQAIADKDIKDIQHHLKKLEGRRLDLDYKKKRQGKIPDEEFRQALEKFHESKELAEVSMHNLLETDVEQVSQLSSLVESQVQYHRQAVQILEELYEKLGQRVTEAQSRPRREYTPKPKPTMDYGEPEQASRGYAAPAANPPSYSAGKPLMGACVNLNQPPFAALLNSEASCKALYDFEAENPGELSFREGDLITLTSRIDENWFEGTVQGRVGFFPNNYVEVVVPLSH, translated from the exons ATGTCTGTTGCCGGATTTAAGAAGCAGTTTTACAAAGCCAGCCAG TTGGTCAGTGAGAAAGTTGGAGGTGCCGAGGGAACCAAACTAGATGAGGACTTCAAGGACCTCGAgaag AAAGCGGACATCACCAGCAGAGCAGTGCTGGATGTCATCACCAAAACCTCAGAGTACCTCCAGCCCAACCCGACCGCCCGGGCCAAGCTCACCATGCTCAACACGGTGTCCAAGATCCGTGGGCAGGTGAACAGCCCCGGCTACCCACAGTCGGAGGGCCTGCTAGGGGAGAGCATGGTCAAGTTTGGACGGGAGATGGGCGACGACACTAACTTTG GGGGGGCGCTCTTGGATGTGGGGGAGTCAATGAAGAGGTTGGCAGAAGTGAAGGATTCGCTGGATATCGATGTCAAACAGAACTTTATTGATCCTCTGCAGGCCATCGCTGACAAGGACATCAAAGACATCCAG CACCACCTGAAGAAGCTGGAGGGCCGCCGGCTGGACCTGGACTACAAGAAGAAGCGTCAGGGGAAGATCCCTGATGAGGAGTTCAGGCAGGCACTTGAGAAGTTCCACGAGTCTAAAGAGCTGGCGGAGGTCTCCATGCACAACCTGCTGGAGACGGAC GTGGAGCAGGTGAGCCAGCTGTCCTCTCTGGTGGAGTCCCAGGTGCAGTATCACAGGCAGGCCGTGCAGATTCTGGAGGAGCTATACGAGAAGCTGGGACAAAG GGTGACTGAGGCCCAGTCCCGGCCCCGGCGTGAGTACACCCCCAAGCCAAAGCCCACCATGGACTACGGGGAGCCCGAGCAGGCGAGCCGAGGCTACGCGGCCCCCGCGGCTAACCCTCCCTCATACTCGGCCGGTAAGCCTCTGATGGGTGCTTGCGTGAACTTGAACCAGCCACCGTTTGCTGCCTTACTCAACT cggAGGCCAGCTGTAAGGCCCTGTACGACTTTGAGGCCGAGAACCCCGGCGAGCTGAGCTTCCGCGAGGGCGACCTCATCACCCTGACCAGCCGCATCGACGAGAACTGGTTCGAGGGCACCGTGCAAGGCCGTGTGGGATTCTTCCCCAACAACTACGTTGAGGTGGTGGTCCCACTGAGCCACTGA
- the LOC130387533 gene encoding endophilin-A2-like isoform X2 yields the protein MSVAGFKKQFYKASQLVSEKVGGAEGTKLDEDFKDLEKKADITSRAVLDVITKTSEYLQPNPTARAKLTMLNTVSKIRGQVNSPGYPQSEGLLGESMVKFGREMGDDTNFGGALLDVGESMKRLAEVKDSLDIDVKQNFIDPLQAIADKDIKDIQHHLKKLEGRRLDLDYKKKRQGKIPDEEFRQALEKFHESKELAEVSMHNLLETDVEQVSQLSSLVESQVQYHRQAVQILEELYEKLGQRVTEAQSRPRREYTPKPKPTMDYGEPEQASRGYAAPAANPPSYSAAEASCKALYDFEAENPGELSFREGDLITLTSRIDENWFEGTVQGRVGFFPNNYVEVVVPLSH from the exons ATGTCTGTTGCCGGATTTAAGAAGCAGTTTTACAAAGCCAGCCAG TTGGTCAGTGAGAAAGTTGGAGGTGCCGAGGGAACCAAACTAGATGAGGACTTCAAGGACCTCGAgaag AAAGCGGACATCACCAGCAGAGCAGTGCTGGATGTCATCACCAAAACCTCAGAGTACCTCCAGCCCAACCCGACCGCCCGGGCCAAGCTCACCATGCTCAACACGGTGTCCAAGATCCGTGGGCAGGTGAACAGCCCCGGCTACCCACAGTCGGAGGGCCTGCTAGGGGAGAGCATGGTCAAGTTTGGACGGGAGATGGGCGACGACACTAACTTTG GGGGGGCGCTCTTGGATGTGGGGGAGTCAATGAAGAGGTTGGCAGAAGTGAAGGATTCGCTGGATATCGATGTCAAACAGAACTTTATTGATCCTCTGCAGGCCATCGCTGACAAGGACATCAAAGACATCCAG CACCACCTGAAGAAGCTGGAGGGCCGCCGGCTGGACCTGGACTACAAGAAGAAGCGTCAGGGGAAGATCCCTGATGAGGAGTTCAGGCAGGCACTTGAGAAGTTCCACGAGTCTAAAGAGCTGGCGGAGGTCTCCATGCACAACCTGCTGGAGACGGAC GTGGAGCAGGTGAGCCAGCTGTCCTCTCTGGTGGAGTCCCAGGTGCAGTATCACAGGCAGGCCGTGCAGATTCTGGAGGAGCTATACGAGAAGCTGGGACAAAG GGTGACTGAGGCCCAGTCCCGGCCCCGGCGTGAGTACACCCCCAAGCCAAAGCCCACCATGGACTACGGGGAGCCCGAGCAGGCGAGCCGAGGCTACGCGGCCCCCGCGGCTAACCCTCCCTCATACTCGGCCG cggAGGCCAGCTGTAAGGCCCTGTACGACTTTGAGGCCGAGAACCCCGGCGAGCTGAGCTTCCGCGAGGGCGACCTCATCACCCTGACCAGCCGCATCGACGAGAACTGGTTCGAGGGCACCGTGCAAGGCCGTGTGGGATTCTTCCCCAACAACTACGTTGAGGTGGTGGTCCCACTGAGCCACTGA
- the LOC130387533 gene encoding endophilin-A2-like isoform X1 — translation MSVAGFKKQFYKASQLVSEKVGGAEGTKLDEDFKDLEKKADITSRAVLDVITKTSEYLQPNPTARAKLTMLNTVSKIRGQVNSPGYPQSEGLLGESMVKFGREMGDDTNFGGALLDVGESMKRLAEVKDSLDIDVKQNFIDPLQAIADKDIKDIQHHLKKLEGRRLDLDYKKKRQGKIPDEEFRQALEKFHESKELAEVSMHNLLETDVEQVSQLSSLVESQVQYHRQAVQILEELYEKLGQRVTEAQSRPRREYTPKPKPTMDYGEPEQASRGYAAPAANPPSYSAGPSFRGPSLKNRRPEASCKALYDFEAENPGELSFREGDLITLTSRIDENWFEGTVQGRVGFFPNNYVEVVVPLSH, via the exons ATGTCTGTTGCCGGATTTAAGAAGCAGTTTTACAAAGCCAGCCAG TTGGTCAGTGAGAAAGTTGGAGGTGCCGAGGGAACCAAACTAGATGAGGACTTCAAGGACCTCGAgaag AAAGCGGACATCACCAGCAGAGCAGTGCTGGATGTCATCACCAAAACCTCAGAGTACCTCCAGCCCAACCCGACCGCCCGGGCCAAGCTCACCATGCTCAACACGGTGTCCAAGATCCGTGGGCAGGTGAACAGCCCCGGCTACCCACAGTCGGAGGGCCTGCTAGGGGAGAGCATGGTCAAGTTTGGACGGGAGATGGGCGACGACACTAACTTTG GGGGGGCGCTCTTGGATGTGGGGGAGTCAATGAAGAGGTTGGCAGAAGTGAAGGATTCGCTGGATATCGATGTCAAACAGAACTTTATTGATCCTCTGCAGGCCATCGCTGACAAGGACATCAAAGACATCCAG CACCACCTGAAGAAGCTGGAGGGCCGCCGGCTGGACCTGGACTACAAGAAGAAGCGTCAGGGGAAGATCCCTGATGAGGAGTTCAGGCAGGCACTTGAGAAGTTCCACGAGTCTAAAGAGCTGGCGGAGGTCTCCATGCACAACCTGCTGGAGACGGAC GTGGAGCAGGTGAGCCAGCTGTCCTCTCTGGTGGAGTCCCAGGTGCAGTATCACAGGCAGGCCGTGCAGATTCTGGAGGAGCTATACGAGAAGCTGGGACAAAG GGTGACTGAGGCCCAGTCCCGGCCCCGGCGTGAGTACACCCCCAAGCCAAAGCCCACCATGGACTACGGGGAGCCCGAGCAGGCGAGCCGAGGCTACGCGGCCCCCGCGGCTAACCCTCCCTCATACTCGGCCG GTCCGTCCTTCCGGGGACCCTCGTTGAAGAACAGAAGGC cggAGGCCAGCTGTAAGGCCCTGTACGACTTTGAGGCCGAGAACCCCGGCGAGCTGAGCTTCCGCGAGGGCGACCTCATCACCCTGACCAGCCGCATCGACGAGAACTGGTTCGAGGGCACCGTGCAAGGCCGTGTGGGATTCTTCCCCAACAACTACGTTGAGGTGGTGGTCCCACTGAGCCACTGA